The proteins below are encoded in one region of Microbispora sp. NBC_01189:
- a CDS encoding lectin, with amino-acid sequence MRYKSIFTAVTAAALLTLGTAGVALGGTSSSSNSAAAAAATAGCGKAPTLRSGTQSITTSGKNRSFILRIPDNYNNTNPYRLVFGFHWNGGTANDVDSGGTSGYVWSYYGTRALSNNTAIFVAPQGFNNGWANSGGEDVTFVDDMIRKLEADLCIDTTQRFAMGFSYGGGMSYSLACSRANVFRAVAVYSGGQLSGCSGGNDPIAYLGFHGLRDPVLNISQGRSLRDRFVRNNGCTAQNPPEPAQGSLTHIVTYYQGCRAGYPVAWAAFDAGHTPNPVDGKSGDYEPGENSWTRAVTWNFFTQFSGGTSSPSATPTSTPTSTPTNTPPPGGTNSLRGVASNRCLDVNGASQSNGATVLIWDCNGGNNQKWTSTSASELRVYGNKCLDVNGGGTADGTAVIIWDCNGQNNQKWRLNSDGTITAVGANKCLDVSGNGTANGTKVQIWSCTGANNQKWTRV; translated from the coding sequence TTGAGGTACAAATCCATCTTCACCGCGGTCACCGCGGCGGCGCTTCTCACCCTGGGAACGGCGGGTGTGGCGCTCGGCGGCACCTCGTCGTCCAGCAACAGCGCCGCCGCCGCGGCCGCGACGGCCGGATGCGGCAAGGCTCCGACGCTGAGAAGCGGCACCCAGTCGATCACGACCAGCGGGAAGAACCGCAGCTTCATCCTGCGGATCCCCGACAACTACAACAACACCAACCCGTACCGGCTGGTCTTCGGGTTCCACTGGAACGGCGGCACCGCCAACGACGTCGACTCGGGCGGCACCAGCGGGTACGTCTGGTCCTACTACGGGACCAGGGCGCTGTCGAACAACACCGCGATCTTCGTCGCGCCGCAGGGCTTCAACAACGGCTGGGCCAACTCGGGCGGCGAGGACGTCACCTTCGTCGACGACATGATCCGGAAGCTCGAGGCAGACCTCTGCATCGACACCACCCAGCGCTTCGCCATGGGCTTCAGCTACGGCGGCGGCATGAGCTACTCGCTCGCCTGCTCCCGGGCGAACGTCTTCCGCGCGGTGGCGGTCTACTCCGGCGGGCAGCTCAGCGGGTGCAGCGGCGGCAACGACCCCATCGCGTACCTCGGTTTCCACGGCCTCCGCGACCCGGTGCTCAACATCTCCCAGGGCAGGTCGCTGCGGGACAGGTTCGTCAGGAACAACGGCTGCACCGCCCAGAACCCGCCGGAGCCGGCGCAGGGCAGCCTGACGCATATCGTCACCTATTACCAGGGGTGCCGGGCCGGCTATCCGGTCGCGTGGGCCGCGTTCGACGCGGGCCACACGCCCAACCCGGTGGACGGGAAGTCCGGCGACTACGAGCCGGGCGAGAACTCCTGGACCCGGGCGGTGACGTGGAACTTCTTCACGCAGTTCAGCGGCGGCACGTCGTCGCCCTCGGCGACGCCCACCTCCACCCCCACCTCGACCCCCACGAACACTCCGCCCCCCGGCGGCACCAACTCCCTCCGGGGTGTGGCGTCGAACCGCTGCCTGGACGTCAACGGCGCCTCGCAGTCGAACGGCGCGACGGTGTTGATCTGGGACTGCAACGGCGGTAACAACCAGAAGTGGACCTCCACCAGCGCGTCTGAGCTGCGCGTCTACGGCAACAAGTGCCTCGACGTGAACGGCGGCGGCACCGCGGACGGCACCGCGGTCATCATCTGGGACTGCAACGGCCAGAACAACCAGAAGTGGCGCCTCAACTCCGACGGCACCATCACCGCCGTCGGGGCCAACAAGTGCCTGGACGTGTCCGGCAACGGCACCGCCAACGGCACCAAGGTCCAGATCTGGTCCTGCACCGGCGCCAACAACCAGAAGTGGACCCGCGTCTGA
- a CDS encoding chorismate-binding protein produces MHDPFAYIGGRLATGLREVTTDLAALDGSGWWAVVVSYEGKVVCARFDSVRPAPLPAPDRPWRGPARDAWTTSLDREGYERGVRRIRDHIERGEVYQANLCRVLSAPLPVPGADPLALAVRLAEGNPAPYAAVVDVPGLTVVSASPELYLSRRGTVIESRPIKGTGVTADDLLDKDYAENLMIVDLVRNDLGRVAEVGSVTVPSLYAVEEHPGLVHLVSTVRARLTGGAGWPDLFAATFPPGSVTGAPKSSALRIIAELEPEPRGPYCGAVGWVDADRREGALAVGIRTFWADHETIRFGTGAGITWGSDPRREWHETELKAARLIGLASDDGDSG; encoded by the coding sequence GTGCACGACCCCTTCGCCTATATCGGGGGACGCCTCGCCACCGGCCTGCGTGAGGTGACCACCGACCTGGCCGCCCTCGACGGCTCCGGCTGGTGGGCGGTGGTGGTGTCGTACGAGGGGAAGGTCGTCTGCGCGCGGTTCGACTCCGTGCGGCCCGCCCCGCTCCCGGCGCCGGACCGGCCCTGGCGCGGCCCCGCCCGCGACGCCTGGACCACCTCGCTCGACCGGGAGGGCTACGAGCGCGGCGTGCGGCGGATCAGGGACCACATCGAGCGCGGGGAGGTCTACCAGGCCAACCTGTGCCGCGTCCTGTCCGCGCCGCTGCCCGTCCCGGGCGCCGACCCCCTGGCTCTCGCCGTACGGCTGGCCGAGGGCAACCCCGCGCCCTACGCGGCGGTGGTCGACGTGCCGGGCCTCACGGTGGTCTCGGCCTCGCCGGAGCTCTACCTGTCCCGGCGCGGCACGGTGATCGAGTCCCGGCCGATCAAGGGGACCGGGGTGACGGCGGACGACCTGCTCGACAAGGACTACGCCGAGAACCTCATGATCGTGGACCTGGTCCGCAACGACCTCGGCCGGGTGGCCGAGGTAGGCTCTGTGACCGTGCCCTCGCTGTACGCGGTCGAGGAGCATCCCGGGCTCGTCCACCTGGTCTCCACGGTGCGGGCGCGGCTGACCGGCGGCGCCGGCTGGCCCGACCTGTTCGCCGCGACCTTCCCGCCCGGCTCGGTGACCGGCGCGCCGAAGTCCTCCGCCCTGCGGATCATCGCTGAGCTCGAACCAGAGCCCCGGGGGCCGTACTGTGGGGCCGTGGGCTGGGTCGACGCCGACCGGCGCGAGGGGGCGCTGGCGGTCGGCATCCGCACCTTCTGGGCGGACCACGAGACGATCCGGTTCGGCACGGGGGCGGGCATCACCTGGGGCTCCGACCCACGGCGGGAATGGCACGAGACGGAGCTGAAGGCCGCACGGCTCATCGGACTCGCCTCGGATGACGGCGACAGCGGATAG
- a CDS encoding arabinofuranosidase catalytic domain-containing protein yields the protein MEPTSVPLPDRAPRGRRSRAAVVASAVAVLTTLLATALSWSAPASAATTPLVGVGSGRCLDVNGASQSNGATLLIWDCNGQSNQQWTTTSASELRVYGNKCLDVNGAGTADGTAVIIWDCNGQNNQKWRLNSDGTITAVGANKCLDVSGNGTANGTKVQIWSCTGANNQKWTTGAQPTTSPSASPSASPTTSPTPPPPGARPCDIYASGGTPCVAAHSTTRALYGSYNGNLYQVRRSSDNTTRNIAVLTAGGVANAAAQDSFCTGTTCVVTVVYDQSGRGNDLWYQGSSVVPGSPQSKPAVATTESLTVGGNKAYSLYINPGNSYWRDGHLTGVPTGSAPEGMYMVTSGTHVNSGCCFDYGNSETTRKADAAGAMDAINFSKQCWFGGCSGSGPWVQADLEWGLFPGGSQSWNANQRAFTSKFVTATLKNNGTSRFAMKGSNAQSGSLYTLYDGSLPGGYNPMKKQGAIILGSGGDCCKPDGGANLSAGTFYEGAMVAGYPSDATENAVQAEIVTADYR from the coding sequence ATGGAACCCACATCCGTTCCCTTACCGGACCGCGCGCCACGTGGACGGCGCTCCCGGGCGGCCGTCGTCGCGTCTGCCGTGGCGGTGCTGACGACTCTCCTGGCCACCGCCCTGAGCTGGTCGGCGCCCGCCTCGGCGGCGACCACGCCGCTGGTGGGCGTGGGGTCGGGCCGGTGCCTCGACGTCAACGGCGCCTCCCAGTCGAACGGCGCGACGCTGCTGATCTGGGACTGCAACGGGCAGAGCAACCAGCAGTGGACGACCACCAGCGCGAGCGAGCTGCGCGTCTACGGCAACAAGTGCCTCGACGTCAACGGCGCCGGCACCGCCGACGGCACCGCGGTCATCATCTGGGACTGCAACGGCCAGAACAACCAGAAGTGGCGCCTGAACTCCGACGGCACCATCACCGCCGTCGGCGCGAACAAGTGCCTGGACGTGTCCGGCAACGGCACCGCCAACGGCACCAAGGTCCAGATCTGGTCCTGCACCGGCGCCAACAACCAGAAGTGGACCACCGGGGCGCAGCCGACCACGTCACCCAGCGCATCGCCCAGCGCGTCCCCCACCACCTCGCCCACACCGCCGCCGCCCGGCGCGCGGCCGTGCGACATCTACGCCTCGGGCGGCACGCCGTGCGTGGCCGCGCACAGCACGACGCGGGCGCTGTACGGCTCGTACAACGGCAACCTGTACCAGGTGCGGCGTTCCTCGGACAACACGACCCGGAACATCGCCGTCCTGACCGCGGGCGGCGTCGCCAACGCCGCGGCGCAGGACTCGTTCTGCACCGGCACCACCTGCGTCGTCACCGTCGTGTACGACCAGTCCGGGCGGGGCAACGACCTGTGGTACCAGGGCTCCAGCGTGGTCCCCGGCTCCCCCCAGAGCAAGCCCGCGGTCGCGACCACCGAGTCGCTCACCGTCGGAGGCAACAAGGCCTACTCGCTCTACATCAACCCCGGAAACAGCTACTGGAGGGACGGCCACCTGACCGGCGTCCCCACGGGCAGCGCGCCCGAGGGCATGTACATGGTGACCAGCGGCACCCATGTCAACAGCGGCTGCTGCTTCGACTACGGCAACAGCGAGACCACCCGCAAGGCCGACGCCGCCGGCGCCATGGACGCCATCAACTTCAGCAAGCAGTGCTGGTTCGGCGGCTGCTCCGGTAGCGGCCCGTGGGTCCAGGCCGACCTCGAATGGGGCCTGTTCCCCGGCGGCAGCCAGTCGTGGAACGCCAACCAGCGGGCCTTCACCAGCAAGTTCGTCACCGCCACGCTGAAGAACAACGGCACGTCCCGGTTCGCGATGAAGGGCAGCAACGCCCAGTCCGGCAGCCTCTACACGCTGTACGACGGCTCGCTCCCCGGCGGCTACAACCCGATGAAGAAGCAGGGCGCGATCATCCTCGGCAGCGGCGGCGACTGCTGCAAGCCCGACGGCGGCGCCAACCTCAGCGCGGGCACCTTCTACGAAGGGGCCATGGTCGCCGGCTATCCCTCCGACGCCACCGAGAACGCCGTCCAGGCCGAGATCGTGACCGCCGACTACCGCTGA
- a CDS encoding aminotransferase class IV: MAVPIWVNGDLYEPDKAVVSVFDHGLMVGDGVFETIKAVNGESFALTRHLDRLALSAKRMDLPEPDLTAIADGVRRVLAAAPKWALARIRITYTSGPGPLGSDRGSAGTNAIVIAGEQAPFPATADVTVVPWPRNERGALAGVKSTSYGDNAKALAYAKERGGAEAIFENLAGNLCEGTGSNIFAVIGGRLVTPTLASGCLAGVTRALTLEWCGGEEADLPISALQEAEEAFLTSTTRDIQPIRAVDGGALPQAPGPVTLEAMKVFAERAAGDLDP, translated from the coding sequence ATGGCTGTACCGATCTGGGTGAACGGGGACCTGTACGAGCCCGACAAGGCCGTGGTCTCGGTCTTCGACCACGGGCTGATGGTCGGCGACGGCGTGTTCGAGACGATCAAGGCGGTGAACGGCGAGTCCTTCGCGCTCACCCGGCACCTCGACCGGCTCGCGCTGTCGGCCAAGCGGATGGACCTGCCCGAGCCCGACCTGACCGCGATCGCCGACGGGGTGCGCCGCGTCCTCGCGGCCGCGCCGAAGTGGGCGCTGGCCCGGATCAGGATCACCTACACCAGCGGGCCGGGACCGCTCGGCTCCGACCGCGGATCCGCCGGGACGAACGCGATCGTCATCGCGGGCGAGCAGGCGCCGTTCCCCGCCACCGCCGACGTCACCGTCGTGCCGTGGCCCCGCAACGAGCGCGGCGCGCTGGCCGGGGTCAAGAGCACGTCGTACGGCGACAACGCCAAGGCCCTGGCGTACGCCAAGGAGCGCGGCGGCGCCGAGGCGATCTTCGAGAACCTCGCCGGGAACCTGTGCGAGGGCACCGGGAGCAACATCTTCGCCGTCATCGGCGGACGCCTGGTCACGCCGACGCTCGCCTCCGGCTGCCTGGCCGGGGTCACCCGCGCGCTCACGCTCGAATGGTGCGGCGGCGAGGAGGCCGATCTGCCGATCTCGGCGCTGCAGGAGGCGGAGGAGGCGTTCCTCACCTCCACGACCCGCGACATCCAGCCGATCAGGGCCGTGGACGGCGGAGCGCTGCCGCAGGCGCCCGGGCCGGTCACGCTGGAGGCCATGAAGGTCTTCGCCGAGCGCGCGGCGGGCGACCTCGACCCGTGA
- a CDS encoding SsgA family sporulation/cell division regulator, with protein sequence MNSTTVSAELGLRLVVPDRTTVPLLAGLSYTAEDPYAIRMAFHVGNDEPVEWIFARELLTVGIVRRVGDGDVQVWPARSDGERTLNISLTSPFGQALFEVPLAPLTEFLHRTYELVPAGRETDFMDLDEELTNMLWSS encoded by the coding sequence ATGAACAGCACCACCGTCTCTGCCGAGCTGGGCCTTCGGCTTGTGGTCCCCGACCGTACGACCGTCCCCCTGCTCGCCGGCCTGAGCTATACGGCTGAAGATCCGTACGCCATCCGGATGGCCTTCCATGTGGGGAATGACGAGCCGGTCGAGTGGATCTTCGCCCGCGAGCTGCTGACCGTGGGCATCGTGCGGCGCGTCGGAGACGGGGACGTCCAGGTGTGGCCGGCCCGGTCGGACGGTGAGCGCACGCTCAACATCAGCCTCACCTCGCCCTTCGGACAGGCCCTCTTCGAGGTGCCCCTGGCCCCCCTCACCGAGTTCCTGCACCGCACCTACGAGCTCGTCCCCGCCGGCCGTGAGACCGACTTCATGGACCTGGACGAGGAGCTCACCAACATGCTCTGGAGCTCCTGA
- a CDS encoding FadR/GntR family transcriptional regulator, with translation MTDTPREGGYRPGYEVAAEQVLELIARLGLRPGDRMPTENDLAGQLGTSRTVVREAVKILSALGRVRAQKGRGLYVADDEGMLGAGRLASFFLPTDLDHVYMLFEFRRAQEMETSRLAARRATPAELRAVEEAAAVCRHGFETGRQDLFDEGDDAFHTAIATASHNMFLQIAVREARRLQAQSSLIGLRGSVGGHAAKAVEEHDAIYQAIRAGDAEAAAHAAATHIDNTLDDYRREIQQRLFSSD, from the coding sequence GTGACCGACACCCCGCGTGAGGGCGGATACCGGCCGGGCTACGAGGTGGCCGCGGAGCAGGTGCTGGAGTTGATCGCCCGGCTGGGCCTGCGTCCGGGCGACCGCATGCCGACGGAGAACGACCTGGCCGGGCAGCTGGGCACCAGCCGCACCGTCGTGCGCGAGGCGGTGAAGATCCTGTCCGCGCTCGGCCGGGTGCGCGCCCAGAAGGGCCGGGGCCTGTACGTCGCCGACGACGAGGGGATGCTCGGCGCCGGGCGGCTGGCGTCGTTCTTCCTGCCCACCGACCTCGACCACGTCTACATGCTGTTCGAGTTCCGCCGGGCCCAGGAGATGGAGACCAGCCGGCTGGCCGCCCGCCGTGCCACCCCCGCCGAGCTCAGAGCCGTCGAGGAGGCGGCCGCCGTGTGCCGCCACGGCTTCGAGACCGGGCGCCAGGACCTGTTCGACGAGGGCGACGACGCCTTCCACACCGCCATCGCCACGGCCTCGCACAACATGTTCCTCCAGATCGCCGTACGCGAGGCGAGACGGCTCCAGGCCCAGTCGAGCCTCATCGGGCTGCGCGGCTCGGTCGGCGGGCACGCCGCCAAGGCCGTCGAGGAACACGACGCCATCTACCAGGCGATTCGCGCCGGCGACGCGGAGGCCGCGGCCCACGCCGCGGCCACGCACATCGACAACACCCTGGACGACTACCGCAGGGAAATCCAGCAGCGCCTCTTCTCCTCCGACTGA
- a CDS encoding LVIVD repeat-containing protein, whose translation MAVLAASVLLLLAAACTGGGRPGRAAPSTLPGQDEIRHSPNLTVVANVPLTAPFDGPEDWGTDMAFQGRYAFVGNYRGFTVHDIGDPAHPRVVARVVCPGGQNDISVSGDLLFLSVDQARTDDTCESEAGDPFAEDEWEGIRVFDISDKAHPRYLKAVRTECGSHTHTIVPGRDARTLYLYVSSPGPEPGSVNCPPPHQNISIVKVPVDDPGKARVVATPELFAGREPGGGDDDLAGGCHDITAYPEKGLAAGACFGDGVLLDISDPVRPKVLQTVRDEANFSIWHSATFDNTGTKVVFSDEMGGGAAPTCLSSVSPTRGADAVYTLTPDRRLVRRGYFKIPRMQGAKENCVAHNGALVPVPGRDVMVQAWYMGGVSVWDFTDAARPREIAYFERGPLAPDLQLGGSWSAYYYNGYVYSSDITKGLDVLRLDDPLTDPARKVRLTEFNAQSQRSY comes from the coding sequence ATGGCCGTGCTGGCCGCGTCCGTCCTCCTGCTCCTGGCGGCCGCCTGCACAGGCGGAGGCAGGCCCGGGCGGGCGGCTCCCTCCACGCTTCCCGGCCAGGACGAGATCCGCCACAGCCCCAACCTCACGGTGGTCGCGAACGTCCCCCTGACGGCGCCGTTCGACGGGCCGGAGGACTGGGGCACCGACATGGCCTTCCAGGGCCGGTACGCCTTCGTGGGCAACTACCGGGGCTTCACGGTGCACGACATCGGCGATCCGGCGCATCCCAGGGTGGTCGCCCGGGTCGTGTGCCCCGGCGGGCAGAACGACATCTCCGTCTCCGGTGACCTGCTCTTCCTGTCCGTCGACCAGGCCCGTACGGACGACACCTGCGAGAGCGAGGCCGGCGACCCGTTCGCCGAGGACGAGTGGGAGGGCATCCGCGTCTTCGACATCTCCGACAAGGCCCACCCCCGATACCTGAAGGCCGTACGCACCGAGTGCGGGTCGCACACGCACACGATCGTGCCGGGCCGGGACGCCCGCACGCTGTACCTCTACGTCTCCTCTCCCGGCCCCGAGCCGGGTTCGGTCAACTGCCCGCCGCCGCACCAGAACATCTCGATCGTGAAGGTGCCCGTCGACGACCCCGGCAAGGCTCGGGTCGTGGCCACGCCCGAGCTGTTCGCAGGCCGCGAGCCCGGCGGCGGGGACGACGACCTCGCCGGCGGCTGCCACGACATCACGGCCTACCCGGAGAAGGGCCTCGCCGCCGGGGCCTGCTTCGGCGACGGCGTGCTGCTCGACATCTCCGACCCCGTACGCCCCAAGGTGCTCCAGACCGTACGGGACGAGGCGAACTTCTCCATCTGGCACTCGGCCACCTTCGACAACACGGGGACCAAGGTCGTCTTCAGCGACGAGATGGGCGGCGGCGCGGCCCCCACCTGCCTGTCCTCCGTGAGCCCCACCCGGGGCGCGGACGCGGTCTACACGCTGACGCCGGACCGCAGGCTCGTCCGCCGGGGCTACTTCAAGATCCCCCGGATGCAGGGCGCGAAGGAGAACTGCGTGGCCCACAACGGCGCGCTGGTGCCCGTGCCGGGCCGGGACGTGATGGTCCAGGCGTGGTATATGGGCGGCGTGTCGGTCTGGGACTTCACCGACGCCGCCCGGCCGAGGGAGATCGCCTACTTCGAGCGCGGCCCGCTGGCGCCGGACCTCCAGCTCGGCGGGTCGTGGTCGGCCTACTACTACAACGGCTACGTCTACTCCAGCGACATCACCAAGGGGCTCGACGTCCTGCGCCTCGACGACCCGCTGACCGATCCCGCCAGGAAGGTACGGCTCACCGAGTTCAATGCCCAGAGCCAGCGGTCCTACTGA
- a CDS encoding DUF6247 family protein, whose translation MSAQPHEPHPTPVEIRRTLTHDRSPRAIRAALPPSDHALFDQQFRQALDQAKITYDIGPITSFQERWWATAVLKADPEEYAATIRAAEQAMAYLECGEVPPDAVGVDEEYKARLRQQIERGE comes from the coding sequence ATGAGCGCTCAACCGCACGAGCCGCATCCCACGCCTGTCGAGATTCGGCGGACGCTCACCCACGACCGCAGCCCCAGGGCCATCCGCGCCGCACTGCCGCCCAGTGACCATGCCCTGTTCGACCAGCAGTTCCGGCAGGCCCTGGACCAGGCAAAGATCACTTACGACATCGGCCCTATCACCTCCTTCCAGGAACGCTGGTGGGCGACCGCCGTCCTCAAGGCCGATCCCGAGGAGTACGCCGCCACCATCCGCGCCGCCGAGCAGGCCATGGCGTACCTGGAGTGCGGCGAGGTCCCGCCTGACGCCGTAGGGGTGGACGAGGAATACAAGGCCCGACTGCGTCAGCAGATCGAGCGCGGCGAGTAG
- a CDS encoding LysE family translocator: MIGVDRLAAFLAVVVVLIAVPGPSVVFMVSRGVALGRRAALPTALGNEAGLMVQLVLVALGLGSIVERSQVVLSLVKFAGALYLVYLGVQTWRHRRDLAGEFIGGRHTPAGAGRIFRDGFLVGVSNPKGLLIFTAILPQFVDAASGDIPLQLLVLGMICVGVALISDVSWGLFAGSARTWLGRSARRLEIMGGASGAIMIGLGAELALSSDG, encoded by the coding sequence ATGATCGGGGTGGATCGCCTCGCGGCATTCCTGGCCGTCGTCGTGGTGCTGATCGCGGTGCCAGGGCCCAGCGTCGTGTTCATGGTGAGCCGGGGGGTCGCGCTGGGGCGGCGGGCGGCCCTGCCCACCGCGCTGGGCAACGAGGCCGGGCTCATGGTGCAGCTCGTCCTGGTCGCCCTCGGCCTGGGCAGCATCGTGGAGCGCTCGCAGGTCGTCCTCTCACTCGTGAAGTTCGCCGGCGCCCTCTATCTCGTCTATCTGGGCGTCCAGACGTGGCGGCACCGCAGGGACCTGGCCGGGGAGTTTATCGGCGGGCGGCACACGCCGGCCGGCGCCGGCCGCATCTTCCGCGACGGCTTCCTGGTCGGCGTCAGCAACCCGAAGGGGCTGCTCATCTTCACGGCGATCCTGCCGCAGTTCGTCGACGCCGCCTCTGGCGACATCCCGCTCCAGTTGCTGGTGCTCGGAATGATCTGCGTCGGCGTGGCTCTGATCTCTGACGTCTCCTGGGGGCTGTTCGCGGGGAGCGCGCGGACCTGGCTGGGAAGGTCGGCGCGGCGCCTGGAGATCATGGGTGGGGCCTCGGGCGCCATCATGATCGGTCTAGGTGCCGAGCTGGCGCTCAGCAGTGACGGCTGA